In Polaribacter sp. Hel_I_88, the following proteins share a genomic window:
- a CDS encoding acyl-ACP desaturase — translation MSIKNVRKEVMLTLEKKMQHFMDTYLIPAEKIWQPTDFLPNSQKDSFITEVEEIRELSKELHDDFWVVLVGDTITEEALPTYESWLLDLDGVCQDPDNSWAKWVRTWTAEENRHGDVLNKYLYLSGRVNMREVEISTQHLIADGFDIGTSTDPYKNFVYTSFQELATYVSHNNVAKIARKKGHKALAKMSKIIAGDEMRHHQAYAHFVKEIFKIDASEMMLAFQHMMKHKIVMPAMHLRESFGEKGSLFDDFSTVAQRIGVYTGFDYVDILKKLTETWEIDKITNLTPEAEKARDYLMKLPDRMYRITERIKVPDTQFQFKWMLPA, via the coding sequence ATGTCTATAAAAAATGTACGAAAAGAAGTGATGCTAACTTTAGAAAAAAAGATGCAACACTTTATGGATACTTATTTAATACCAGCAGAAAAAATATGGCAACCAACAGATTTTTTGCCTAATTCTCAAAAAGACTCTTTTATTACAGAAGTTGAGGAGATTAGAGAGCTGTCTAAAGAATTACATGATGATTTTTGGGTAGTTTTAGTTGGTGATACAATCACAGAAGAAGCTTTACCAACTTACGAATCTTGGTTGTTAGATTTAGATGGAGTTTGTCAAGATCCAGATAATAGCTGGGCAAAATGGGTAAGAACTTGGACAGCTGAAGAAAACAGACATGGAGATGTTTTAAACAAATATTTGTATTTATCTGGACGTGTAAATATGCGTGAAGTAGAAATTTCTACCCAGCATTTAATTGCAGACGGTTTTGATATTGGTACATCTACAGATCCATATAAAAACTTTGTATACACTAGTTTCCAAGAATTGGCAACTTATGTCTCTCACAATAATGTAGCAAAAATCGCAAGAAAAAAAGGGCACAAAGCATTGGCTAAAATGTCTAAAATTATTGCAGGAGATGAAATGCGCCATCACCAAGCATATGCACATTTTGTAAAAGAAATTTTTAAAATTGATGCTTCTGAAATGATGTTGGCTTTTCAACATATGATGAAACATAAAATTGTGATGCCAGCTATGCATTTAAGAGAATCTTTTGGAGAAAAAGGGAGTTTGTTTGATGATTTCTCTACAGTAGCACAAAGAATAGGTGTTTATACTGGTTTTGATTATGTTGATATTTTAAAGAAACTAACAGAAACTTGGGAAATAGATAAAATTACAAATCTCACACCAGAAGCAGAAAAAGCAAGAGATTATTTAATGAAATTGCCAGATAGAATGTATCGAATTACAGAAAGAATTAAAGTGCCTGATACACAATTTCAGTTCAAATGGATGTTACCTGCATAA
- a CDS encoding 1-acyl-sn-glycerol-3-phosphate acyltransferase, which yields MKIISYLLSPIFVFVFVLLLVIFHPFQWLAFNLFGHKGHAKVVAALNLCLMRSMLLIGVTVKLKNKHKLPENCSLIFVSNHQATFDIPPIGWYFRKHHPKFVSKIELGKGIPSISYNLKKGGAALINRKDPKQAIGELIEFSKRIHKNNWGAAIFPEGTRSRTGEPKKFAVNGLKIITKFNKDGYVVPLTINNSWKVFKYGKYPLGIGSPITITTHEPIKIDSLPFTELLEKTETIIKEHIK from the coding sequence ATGAAGATAATAAGCTATTTACTTTCACCAATATTTGTATTTGTATTCGTATTACTGTTGGTTATTTTTCATCCATTTCAGTGGTTGGCATTTAATTTATTTGGTCATAAAGGGCACGCAAAAGTAGTAGCAGCTTTAAATTTATGTTTAATGAGATCTATGTTATTAATAGGTGTAACTGTAAAACTTAAAAACAAACATAAATTACCAGAAAATTGCTCGTTAATTTTTGTGTCGAATCATCAGGCAACTTTTGATATTCCTCCAATAGGTTGGTATTTTAGAAAGCACCATCCAAAATTTGTATCAAAAATCGAACTAGGCAAAGGAATACCAAGTATTTCTTACAATTTAAAGAAAGGTGGAGCAGCTCTTATCAATAGAAAAGATCCAAAACAAGCGATAGGAGAATTAATAGAATTTTCTAAAAGAATACATAAAAATAACTGGGGAGCAGCAATTTTTCCTGAAGGTACAAGAAGTAGAACAGGAGAGCCAAAAAAATTTGCTGTAAATGGATTAAAAATAATAACGAAATTTAACAAAGATGGTTATGTTGTTCCGTTAACAATAAATAACTCTTGGAAAGTTTTTAAGTATGGTAAATATCCACTTGGTATAGGAAGCCCAATTACAATTACCACTCATGAACCTATTAAAATAGATTCTTTGCCATTTACGGAGCTTTTAGAAAAAACAGAAACAATTATTAAAGAACATATAAAATAA
- a CDS encoding TonB-dependent receptor: protein MKNFKNLLFVAMFFITATVLGQTKITGTIVDGTNQPLPGASVLEKGTQNGVSADFDGKFSLTAKSPSGTLVISFIGFKSKQVTFSAANSNLGSIKLDEDNSLDEIVLVSNSFAIDRKTPVAVSTIRAEEIEFKLGTQEFPEILKSTPGVYATKQGGGYGDGRINLRGFNSENVAVMINGVPVNDMENGRVFWSNWAGLGDVTSAMQVQRGLGASKVAVPSIGGTINIMTKTSDVDEGGNVTYDVANDGFNKFGFMYSTGLMDNGVAVTAMAATVSGDGYVDGTSFTGFNYFLNVTKEFNDEHKLSLTAFGAKQQHGQRQNRQRISTFRESERGRKYNSDWGYKDGQETNSEDNFYHKPQISLNHYWNLSDRTFISTAAYVSFGSGGGGGWSGVNKFGINDQNYRNGQFGTINFDKIVDENIANGTSGSETILRASRNDHNWYGILSTLKSDLNENLTFLTGLDYRGYTGIHFTEVTDLLGGQYFADDSNVNNPTNLAQVGDKILYDNDGLVDWLGGFAQLEYSVNDISAFVSVNVSNTMYQRVDRFLYLDSDPLQTSDKYNFVGYGAKGGLNYNIDQSHSVFGNIGYFERAPFFNAVFSNRNNVDVNGDAPNQKITSFELGYKFRTEKFTANFNAYRTLWNDRSESLGFQQQDGTLGFANILGVNAIHQGLELETTFRASDKLKFTGMASLGDWRWANNLENVQIFDENNQVIETVNLFIKDLKVGDAAQTTFALGVNYDVLPETTFTIDYNYAADLFADYDPSDRGSVGPNTWEVPAFHLFDTALRHKFDFAGFDASIIARVNNVFDTTYISDAQDGTGSNAATAAVYYGFGRTFSVGAKIKF from the coding sequence ATGAAAAATTTTAAAAACTTATTATTTGTAGCCATGTTTTTTATAACAGCTACTGTTTTAGGACAAACTAAAATTACAGGTACTATTGTTGATGGAACAAATCAGCCTTTACCTGGCGCAAGTGTTTTAGAAAAAGGAACTCAAAATGGAGTTTCTGCAGACTTTGATGGTAAATTTAGCTTAACAGCAAAATCACCTTCTGGAACATTAGTAATTTCTTTTATTGGTTTCAAGTCGAAACAAGTTACTTTTTCTGCTGCAAATTCAAATTTGGGCTCTATTAAATTAGACGAAGACAACAGTTTAGATGAAATTGTATTGGTTTCAAATTCTTTTGCTATTGATAGAAAAACGCCAGTGGCAGTTTCTACAATTAGAGCAGAAGAGATTGAGTTTAAATTAGGAACGCAAGAGTTTCCTGAAATTTTAAAGTCAACTCCAGGAGTTTACGCTACAAAACAAGGTGGTGGTTATGGAGATGGTCGTATTAACTTACGTGGTTTTAACTCAGAAAACGTTGCTGTTATGATTAACGGAGTTCCTGTTAATGATATGGAAAATGGTCGTGTATTCTGGTCTAACTGGGCTGGTTTAGGAGACGTTACAAGTGCAATGCAGGTTCAAAGAGGTTTAGGAGCTTCTAAAGTTGCTGTACCTTCTATTGGTGGTACTATTAATATTATGACTAAAACTTCTGATGTTGATGAAGGTGGTAATGTTACTTATGATGTAGCAAACGACGGTTTCAATAAATTTGGCTTTATGTATTCTACAGGTTTAATGGATAATGGAGTTGCTGTTACTGCAATGGCTGCAACAGTTAGTGGAGATGGTTATGTAGATGGTACTTCATTTACAGGATTTAACTATTTTTTAAATGTTACCAAAGAATTTAACGATGAACACAAGTTATCTTTAACCGCTTTTGGTGCAAAACAACAACATGGTCAAAGACAAAACAGACAAAGAATTTCTACTTTTAGAGAAAGTGAAAGAGGAAGAAAATACAATTCTGACTGGGGTTATAAAGATGGTCAAGAAACAAATTCTGAAGACAACTTTTACCATAAACCACAAATTTCTTTAAATCATTATTGGAATTTAAGTGATAGAACATTTATTTCTACTGCAGCATACGTTTCTTTCGGAAGTGGTGGTGGAGGTGGTTGGTCTGGAGTTAACAAGTTCGGAATAAACGACCAAAATTACAGAAATGGGCAATTTGGGACTATTAATTTTGATAAAATTGTTGATGAAAACATTGCAAACGGAACAAGTGGTTCTGAAACAATCTTAAGAGCTTCTAGAAATGACCATAATTGGTATGGTATCTTATCAACTTTAAAGTCAGATTTAAATGAAAATCTAACTTTTTTAACAGGTTTAGATTATAGAGGGTATACAGGTATTCACTTTACAGAAGTTACAGACCTTTTAGGTGGTCAGTATTTTGCAGATGATAGCAACGTAAATAATCCAACCAATTTAGCACAAGTTGGCGATAAAATTTTATATGACAATGATGGTTTAGTAGACTGGTTAGGAGGATTTGCTCAATTAGAATATTCTGTAAATGATATTTCTGCATTCGTTTCTGTTAACGTTTCAAATACTATGTATCAAAGAGTAGATCGTTTCTTGTATTTAGATAGCGATCCTTTACAAACCTCAGATAAATATAACTTTGTTGGTTATGGAGCTAAAGGAGGTCTTAATTATAATATAGACCAGTCTCATAGTGTATTTGGTAATATTGGTTATTTTGAAAGAGCTCCGTTTTTTAATGCTGTTTTCTCTAACAGAAATAACGTAGATGTTAATGGTGATGCACCAAATCAAAAAATTACAAGTTTTGAATTAGGATATAAATTTAGAACTGAAAAGTTTACTGCTAATTTTAATGCATACAGAACACTTTGGAATGATAGATCTGAGAGCTTAGGTTTCCAACAACAAGATGGTACACTTGGATTTGCAAACATATTAGGTGTAAATGCAATTCACCAAGGTTTAGAATTAGAAACAACATTTAGAGCATCAGATAAATTAAAGTTTACAGGTATGGCTTCTTTAGGAGACTGGAGATGGGCTAATAATTTGGAAAATGTTCAAATTTTTGATGAAAATAATCAAGTTATCGAAACAGTAAATTTATTTATCAAAGATCTTAAAGTAGGTGATGCTGCACAAACTACATTTGCATTAGGTGTTAATTATGATGTTTTACCAGAAACAACTTTTACGATAGATTATAATTATGCTGCAGATTTATTTGCAGATTATGATCCAAGTGATAGAGGATCTGTAGGACCAAACACTTGGGAGGTTCCAGCGTTTCATTTATTTGACACTGCATTAAGACACAAATTTGATTTTGCAGGTTTTGACGCATCAATTATAGCAAGAGTTAACAACGTTTTCGATACTACTTACATATCAGATGCGCAAGATGGTACAGGTTCTAATGCTGCTACAGCTGCAGTTTATTACGGCTTTGGAAGAACATTTAGTGTTGGAGCAAAAATTAAATTTTAA
- the pgi gene encoding glucose-6-phosphate isomerase, protein MALKNINPTTTNAWAALTNHFEENKNINIKDLFKDDNRKQDFSLEFDDLLVDFSKNRITKETIDLLVDLANEVYLKDAIEKQFSGEIINVTEGREVLHTALRSTSDDPVLVNGKNIKPQIQTALRKIKSFSNKVISGKWKGYTGKSITDVVNIGIGGSDLGPDMIVESLKFYKNHLNTHFVSNIDGDHVSEIIKTLNPETTLFVIVSKTFTTQETITNAETIKNWFLKSATIFDIPKHFVAVSTNLEAVDNFGIDKNNVFPMWNWVGGRFSLWSAVGLSISLSVGFTNYRALLDGAEEMDLHYRNTDFTKNIPVILALLSIWYNNFYGAESEAVLPYSQYLSKLPSYLQQAIMESNGKGVDRNGDKVDYQTGTIVWGSTGTNMQHAFMQLVHQGTKLIPADFIGYKESLYGLTDHHKKLMANYYGQMEALAFGKTKEEVHLELQFSGDKEKINQLLPFKVFEGNRPSNAILFDKLTPKSLGKLVALYEHKIYTQGILWNIYSYDQFGVELGKELAKKLLKA, encoded by the coding sequence ATGGCTTTAAAAAATATCAATCCAACCACTACAAATGCTTGGGCAGCATTAACGAATCATTTTGAGGAGAATAAAAACATCAACATAAAAGATTTATTTAAAGATGATAATAGAAAACAAGATTTTTCTTTAGAGTTTGATGATTTATTGGTTGATTTCTCTAAAAATAGAATCACAAAAGAAACCATAGATTTATTAGTTGATTTAGCAAACGAAGTTTATTTAAAAGATGCAATCGAAAAGCAGTTTTCTGGAGAAATTATTAATGTAACAGAAGGTAGAGAGGTTTTACATACTGCTTTAAGAAGTACTTCTGATGATCCAGTTTTGGTAAACGGAAAAAACATAAAACCACAAATACAAACTGCATTAAGAAAAATTAAAAGTTTCTCGAACAAAGTTATTTCTGGAAAATGGAAAGGCTATACAGGTAAATCTATTACAGATGTTGTAAATATAGGGATTGGAGGTTCAGATCTTGGACCAGATATGATTGTAGAATCTTTAAAATTTTACAAAAATCATCTAAATACACATTTTGTTTCTAATATAGATGGAGATCATGTTTCTGAAATCATAAAAACATTAAACCCAGAAACAACACTTTTTGTAATTGTATCTAAAACTTTTACAACACAAGAAACCATTACAAATGCAGAAACTATAAAAAATTGGTTTTTAAAATCGGCTACTATTTTTGACATTCCAAAACACTTTGTGGCAGTTTCTACAAACTTAGAAGCTGTTGATAATTTTGGTATCGATAAAAATAACGTTTTCCCAATGTGGAACTGGGTTGGTGGTCGTTTTTCATTATGGTCTGCAGTTGGTTTATCAATAAGTTTATCTGTAGGTTTTACTAATTATAGAGCTTTATTAGATGGTGCAGAAGAAATGGATTTGCATTACAGAAATACAGACTTTACAAAAAATATTCCAGTAATCTTAGCATTATTAAGCATTTGGTATAACAATTTTTACGGTGCAGAATCTGAAGCTGTTTTACCATATTCTCAATATTTATCGAAATTGCCAAGTTATTTACAGCAAGCTATTATGGAAAGTAATGGAAAAGGTGTCGATAGAAATGGAGATAAAGTAGACTACCAAACAGGAACCATTGTTTGGGGAAGTACAGGTACAAATATGCAACATGCATTTATGCAATTGGTGCATCAAGGCACAAAATTAATTCCTGCAGATTTTATTGGTTATAAGGAGTCTTTATATGGTTTAACAGATCATCATAAAAAATTAATGGCAAATTATTATGGCCAAATGGAAGCTTTAGCTTTTGGTAAAACAAAAGAAGAAGTTCATTTAGAACTTCAATTTTCTGGTGATAAAGAAAAAATTAATCAATTGTTACCTTTTAAAGTTTTTGAAGGCAATAGGCCAAGTAACGCTATTCTTTTTGATAAACTTACTCCAAAATCTCTAGGAAAGCTAGTTGCCCTTTATGAACATAAAATATATACTCAGGGTATTTTATGGAACATTTATAGTTATGATCAGTTTGGTGTAGAACTAGGTAAAGAACTTGCTAAGAAATTGCTAAAAGCTTAG
- a CDS encoding peptidoglycan DD-metalloendopeptidase family protein, whose protein sequence is MKKALILLAFVMSFTSCKKEEAKPIIVPEKVEPIPEIRYGYNLDDFNVIQDTIKSGDSFGAILDKHHVMYPKINEIATSVKEVFDVRRVRAGKPYTILASKDSTQQAQIFIYKHDKINATILDFKDSTITATLYKKPIKVVEKEIAGVINSSLSATMDSLGLSTNLTWTIADIYAWTLDFYKLQKGDTFKFVYEEKFIEDSTFAGYGKVKSAVFRHKGEDLYAFRFLADSTLNIHEYYDDKGKMLRSQFLKAPIKFQYRVSSRYNLKRRIAYYGNRVRPHRGTDFAARLGTPIISTANGTVVESTRRGGNGKFVKIKHNNTYSTQYLHMQNQNVKKGDFVKQGDIIGWVGMTGNTGGPHVCYRFWKNGREVDPFKEKLPAAKPMAKDVKPIFFDFIKPLKYQLDYKRIPVKQPEKVTEIVAQN, encoded by the coding sequence TTGAAAAAAGCACTAATTCTTCTAGCATTTGTTATGTCTTTCACTTCTTGTAAAAAAGAAGAAGCTAAGCCCATTATTGTTCCTGAAAAGGTAGAGCCAATACCTGAAATTAGGTATGGTTATAATCTTGATGACTTTAATGTTATTCAAGATACTATAAAAAGTGGCGATAGTTTTGGTGCTATTTTAGACAAACATCATGTAATGTATCCGAAGATAAACGAAATCGCAACTTCTGTAAAAGAAGTTTTTGATGTTAGGCGAGTTAGAGCAGGCAAGCCATATACTATTTTAGCAAGTAAAGACTCCACACAACAAGCACAAATTTTTATTTATAAACATGATAAAATCAATGCTACAATTTTAGATTTTAAAGATTCTACGATTACTGCAACATTATATAAAAAACCAATTAAAGTTGTGGAAAAAGAAATAGCAGGTGTAATTAATTCTAGTCTTTCTGCTACTATGGATAGTTTAGGGTTAAGTACAAATTTAACTTGGACAATTGCAGATATTTATGCGTGGACTCTAGATTTTTATAAACTTCAAAAAGGTGATACGTTTAAATTCGTGTACGAAGAGAAATTTATTGAAGATTCTACTTTTGCAGGATATGGAAAAGTAAAATCAGCAGTTTTTAGGCATAAAGGAGAGGACTTATATGCATTTCGTTTTTTAGCAGATTCTACTTTAAACATTCATGAATATTATGATGATAAAGGGAAGATGTTACGAAGTCAGTTTTTGAAAGCACCAATAAAATTTCAATATCGAGTTTCATCAAGATATAATTTAAAAAGAAGAATTGCTTATTATGGAAACAGAGTAAGACCTCATAGAGGAACCGATTTTGCTGCAAGATTAGGAACTCCAATTATTTCTACAGCAAATGGAACTGTAGTAGAATCTACAAGAAGAGGTGGAAATGGAAAATTTGTAAAAATTAAACATAATAATACTTATTCTACCCAATATTTACATATGCAAAATCAGAATGTAAAAAAAGGAGATTTTGTAAAACAAGGAGATATTATTGGTTGGGTTGGCATGACAGGAAATACTGGTGGGCCACATGTTTGCTATCGTTTTTGGAAAAACGGAAGGGAAGTAGATCCTTTTAAAGAAAAATTGCCAGCAGCAAAACCAATGGCAAAAGACGTAAAACCAATTTTTTTCGATTTTATAAAGCCATTAAAATATCAACTTGATTATAAGAGAATTCCAGTAAAACAACCAGAAAAAGTTACAGAAATTGTAGCGCAAAACTAA
- a CDS encoding DUF3108 domain-containing protein: protein MKKNILIFLLFVSTFSISGQEKKSAFKSGEWLRYKMSYSGFLRAGTAILEVDETEYQGRKVLHAKGTGWTSGMIKWFFEVDDVYESYFDKDNVKPYLFKRKINEGGYKKHRITSFNYQSQQAYIQDFTNQKDTSVAFTKVQDMMSSFYYLRNIETKDFKKGDEVALDMFLDAQVYPFKLRFLGREVLRTKFGKVNTLIFRPLVQSGRIFKEEESVTIWITDDANKIPIKMQASLSVGSLRAELEAYKGLANSFEKI, encoded by the coding sequence ATGAAAAAAAATATTCTAATTTTTTTACTTTTTGTAAGTACATTTTCTATTTCTGGACAAGAAAAAAAATCAGCTTTTAAGAGTGGGGAATGGCTTCGCTATAAAATGAGTTACAGTGGTTTTTTAAGAGCTGGAACTGCAATTTTAGAGGTTGATGAAACAGAATATCAGGGAAGAAAGGTATTGCATGCTAAAGGAACAGGTTGGACTTCTGGAATGATTAAGTGGTTTTTTGAAGTAGATGATGTTTATGAATCCTATTTTGATAAAGACAACGTAAAGCCTTATTTGTTTAAAAGAAAAATTAACGAAGGTGGTTATAAAAAACATAGAATAACTTCTTTTAATTATCAATCCCAGCAAGCTTACATTCAAGATTTTACAAATCAAAAAGATACCTCAGTAGCCTTTACAAAAGTGCAAGATATGATGTCATCTTTCTATTATTTAAGAAATATAGAAACCAAAGACTTCAAAAAAGGAGATGAAGTAGCTTTGGATATGTTTTTGGATGCTCAAGTATATCCTTTTAAACTTCGATTTTTAGGAAGAGAGGTTTTAAGAACAAAATTTGGTAAGGTTAATACTTTAATATTTAGACCTTTAGTTCAGTCAGGTAGAATTTTTAAAGAAGAAGAAAGTGTAACTATATGGATTACAGATGATGCCAATAAAATACCAATTAAAATGCAAGCTTCTTTATCTGTTGGTTCTTTAAGAGCAGAATTAGAAGCGTATAAAGGATTGGCAAACTCCTTTGAAAAAATTTAG
- a CDS encoding tryptophan 2,3-dioxygenase family protein codes for MERDEILKAIEEKYDKLGVPVDAMLEGLLHSTPITYWDYIQTDSLLGLQTQRTDQPDEMVFIMYHQVNELLFKMILWEIDQVAKTIEVSSDKFSTHLNRISRYFDMLCSSFNVMADGMEKEQYLKFRNTLTPASGFQSAQYRKIEFASTELINLIDARFRDKIDRNSSFKNAYNHLYWQAAGKNYTTGQKSTLLNLFEKKYLGEFIDFMEDYNDINLSLKFKQLPKETQQDPDLIKAMRHYDYTVNVKWVMAHYNAAAKYIGGSDSELKATGGSNWRKYMHPKYQRRIFYPYLWSEEELKNWGTF; via the coding sequence ATGGAAAGAGACGAAATACTAAAAGCAATTGAAGAAAAGTACGATAAATTAGGTGTTCCTGTTGATGCAATGTTAGAGGGTTTATTGCACAGCACACCAATTACGTATTGGGATTATATTCAAACAGATTCACTTTTAGGTCTGCAAACGCAAAGAACAGATCAGCCAGATGAAATGGTATTTATCATGTATCATCAGGTAAACGAGTTGTTATTTAAAATGATTTTGTGGGAAATTGATCAAGTTGCAAAAACAATAGAAGTTTCTTCGGATAAATTTTCGACGCACTTAAATAGAATTAGTAGATATTTTGATATGCTTTGCAGTTCTTTTAATGTGATGGCAGATGGCATGGAAAAAGAGCAATATTTAAAATTTAGAAACACTTTAACGCCTGCAAGTGGTTTTCAATCAGCACAATATCGTAAAATTGAGTTTGCATCTACAGAATTAATCAATTTAATTGATGCACGTTTTAGAGATAAAATAGATCGAAATTCATCATTTAAAAACGCATACAATCATTTATATTGGCAAGCTGCTGGTAAAAATTATACAACTGGGCAAAAATCAACGTTATTAAATTTATTTGAGAAAAAATATTTAGGTGAGTTTATCGATTTTATGGAAGATTATAATGATATTAATTTATCACTTAAATTTAAACAATTACCAAAAGAAACTCAACAAGATCCAGATTTAATAAAGGCAATGCGTCATTATGATTATACTGTGAACGTAAAGTGGGTAATGGCTCACTACAATGCAGCAGCAAAATATATTGGAGGTAGTGATTCTGAACTCAAAGCAACTGGAGGTAGTAATTGGCGAAAATATATGCACCCAAAATACCAAAGAAGAATTTTTTATCCGTATTTATGGAGCGAAGAAGAATTAAAAAATTGGGGAACATTTTAA
- the hppD gene encoding 4-hydroxyphenylpyruvate dioxygenase — protein MSKKDIKSVNYGLEKIFEGAQDFLPLLGTDYVEFYVGNAKQSAHFYKTAFGFQSYAYRGLETGAKDSVSYVLTQDKIKIILTTPLNSKSPINDHIVKHGDGVKVVALWVEDARKSYEETTKRGAKSYMEPTVEKDEFGEVVRAGIYTYGETVHMFVERKNYKGAFLPGFKKWESDYNPPTSGLKYIDHMVGNVGWNQMNTWVKFYEDVMGFVNFLSFDDKQIHTEYSALMSKVMSNGNGRIKFPINEPAEGKKRSQIEEYLDFYEGAGVQHIAMATDDIIKTVSQLKANGIEFLSTPPDEYYKSVPGRLETFSHELREDIEKLKGLGIMIDADEEGYLLQIFTKPVEDRPTLFFEIIQRMGARGFGAGNFKALFESIEREQAKRGTL, from the coding sequence ATGAGTAAAAAAGATATAAAGTCAGTTAATTACGGATTAGAAAAAATATTTGAAGGAGCTCAAGATTTCCTTCCATTATTAGGTACAGATTATGTAGAATTTTATGTCGGTAATGCAAAACAATCCGCACATTTCTACAAAACAGCTTTCGGGTTTCAATCTTACGCATATAGAGGTTTAGAAACTGGCGCAAAAGATTCTGTAAGTTATGTGTTAACGCAAGATAAAATCAAAATTATTTTAACAACGCCATTAAATAGCAAATCACCCATAAACGATCATATTGTAAAACATGGAGATGGAGTAAAAGTGGTTGCACTTTGGGTGGAAGATGCCAGAAAATCGTATGAAGAAACCACAAAACGTGGCGCAAAATCGTACATGGAACCAACTGTTGAAAAAGACGAATTTGGTGAAGTAGTAAGAGCAGGAATCTATACGTATGGAGAAACTGTGCACATGTTTGTAGAACGTAAAAATTACAAAGGTGCATTTTTACCAGGATTTAAAAAATGGGAATCAGATTATAATCCACCAACATCAGGCTTAAAATACATAGATCATATGGTTGGTAATGTGGGTTGGAATCAAATGAATACTTGGGTAAAATTCTATGAAGATGTTATGGGTTTTGTTAACTTTTTATCTTTTGATGACAAGCAGATTCATACAGAATATTCGGCATTAATGAGTAAAGTAATGTCCAATGGAAATGGGCGAATTAAATTCCCGATTAACGAACCAGCAGAAGGAAAAAAGCGTTCTCAAATTGAAGAATATTTAGATTTTTATGAAGGAGCAGGAGTGCAGCATATTGCTATGGCAACTGATGATATCATAAAAACAGTATCGCAATTAAAAGCAAATGGAATCGAATTTTTATCAACACCACCAGATGAATATTACAAATCAGTTCCAGGAAGATTAGAAACTTTTAGTCATGAATTAAGAGAAGACATCGAAAAACTAAAGGGGTTAGGAATAATGATAGATGCAGATGAAGAAGGCTATTTATTGCAAATTTTCACAAAACCAGTTGAGGATAGACCAACCTTATTTTTTGAAATTATTCAAAGAATGGGAGCAAGAGGTTTTGGAGCAGGAAACTTTAAAGCCCTGTTTGAGTCTATAGAAAGAGAACAAGCAAAAAGAGGAACACTTTAA
- a CDS encoding four helix bundle protein, with the protein MEKRKRHNYKNLKIWQIGIDIVDNVYAIIEDFPKEERFGLISQISRCSVSIPSNVAEGSSRTDKSFSHFLDISLGSSFELETQLIIAFKRSYITKEQLTKIELKIQEFQKMTMGFQNKL; encoded by the coding sequence ATGGAAAAGAGAAAAAGACATAATTACAAGAATTTGAAAATTTGGCAAATTGGTATCGATATTGTAGATAATGTTTATGCTATTATTGAAGATTTTCCAAAAGAAGAAAGGTTTGGTTTAATCTCTCAAATTAGCAGATGTTCGGTTTCTATTCCAAGTAATGTTGCAGAAGGTTCATCAAGAACTGATAAATCATTTTCACATTTTTTAGATATTTCCCTTGGTTCTTCATTCGAGCTTGAAACACAATTAATAATAGCTTTTAAACGAAGTTATATAACAAAAGAACAATTAACAAAGATTGAATTAAAGATTCAAGAATTCCAAAAGATGACAATGGGCTTTCAAAATAAGCTATAA